One genomic region from Sceloporus undulatus isolate JIND9_A2432 ecotype Alabama unplaced genomic scaffold, SceUnd_v1.1 scaffold_730, whole genome shotgun sequence encodes:
- the MRPL41 gene encoding 39S ribosomal protein L41, mitochondrial, with protein MGLLGELSRGFIRGADRMSAWTSKRGPRTFYKSRGAKTLGFRAPGGKFILVPEQVPRLVVPDLSGFKLRPYVSYRAPAGSEPPLTARALFQQTAAPKIEKDLREGAFDPERLEKYGFEPQQEGKLFQLFPKNFVR; from the coding sequence ATGGGCCTTTTGGGGGAGCTTTCCCGAGGCTTTATCCGCGGCGCCGACCGCATGTCCGCCTGGACGAGCAAACGCGGCCCGCGCACCTTCTACAAGAGCCGCGGGGCCAAGACGCTGGGCTTCCGGGCGCCCGGAGGGAAGTTCATCCTGGTTCCGGAGCAGGTCCCGCGGCTGGTGGTGCCGGACCTGAGCGGCTTCAAGCTGAGGCCTTACGTCTCGTACCGAGCCCCCGCGGGGAGCGAGCCTCCCCTCACCGCCAGGGCCCTCTTCCAGCAGACGGCCGCCCCGAAGATCGAGAAGGACCTCCGCGAGGGAGCCTTCGACCCGGAGCGGCTGGAGAAGTACGGCTTCGAGCCCCAGCAGGAAGGGAAGCTCTTCCAGCTCTTCCCCAAGAACTTCGTCCGatga